The Symphalangus syndactylus isolate Jambi chromosome 3, NHGRI_mSymSyn1-v2.1_pri, whole genome shotgun sequence genome has a segment encoding these proteins:
- the NAIF1 gene encoding nuclear apoptosis-inducing factor 1, which produces MAVPAKKRKMNFSEREVEIIVEELELKKHLLVNHFNAGVPLAAKSAAWHGILRRVNAVATCRRELPEVKKKWSDLKTEVRRKVAQVRAAVEGGEAPGPTEEDGAGGPGTGGGTGGGGPAVAPVLLTPMQQRICNLLGEATIISLPSTTEIHPVALGPSATAAAATVTLTQIPTETTYHTLEEGVVEYCTAEAPPPLPPEAPVDMMAQHADTSVKPQALKSRIALNSAKLIQEQRVTNLHVKEIAQHLEQQNDLLQMIRRSQEVQACAQERQAQAMEGTQAALSVLIQVLRPMIKDFRRYLQSNTANPAPASDPGQVAQNGQPDSIIQ; this is translated from the exons aTGGCCGTCCCAGCCAAGAAGAGGAAGATGAACTTCTCGGAGCGGGAGGTGGAGATCATCGTGGAGGAGCTGGAGCTGAAGAAGCACCTGCTGGTGAACCACTTCAACGCCGGGGTCCCCCTGGCCGCCAAGAGCGCGGCCTGGCACGGCATCCTGAGAAGGGTCAATGCCGTGGCCACCTGCCGCAGGGAGCTGCCTGAGGTCAAGAAGAAGTGGTCTGACCTCAAGACCGAGGTCCGTCGCAAGGTTGCCCAGGTCCGGGCCGCCGTGGAGGGTGGTGAGGCGCCGGGGCCCACCGAGGAGGACGGAGCTGGGGGGCCTGGAACAGGCGGTGGCACTGGCGGCGGTGGCCCAGCTGTAGCCCCAGTGCTGCTGACCCCCATGCAACAACGTATCTGCAACCTGCTGGGCGAGGCCACCATCATCAGCCTGCCCAGCACTACAGAGATCCACCCTGTGGCCCTCGGACCCTCGGCCACCGCAGCCGCAGCCACGGTCACCCTGACACAGA TCCCCACAGAGACCACCTATCACACGCTGGAGGAGGGCGTGGTGGAGTACTGCACAGCTGAGGCGCCCCCACCTCTGCCACCGGAGGCCCCTGTGGACATGATGGCCCAGCATGCAGACACGTCGGTCAAGCCTCAAGCACTCAAGAGCCGCATTGCTCTCAACTCCGCCAAGCTGATACAGGAGCAGCGGGTCACCAACCTGCATGTGAAGGAGATCGCACAGCACCTGGAACAGCAGAACGACCTACTGCAGATGATCCGCCGCTCCCAGGAAGTGCAGGCCTGTGCCCAGGAGCGCCAGGCCCAGGCCATGGAGGGCACACAGGCTGCCCTGAGCGTCCTCATCCAGGTCCTCCGGCCTATGATCAAAGATTTCCGCCGCTACCTGCAGAGCAACACAGCTAACCCGGCCCCCGCCTCTGACCCTGGGCAGGTGGCCCAGAATGGGCAGCCAGACAGCATCATCCAGTGA